One Monomorium pharaonis isolate MP-MQ-018 chromosome 4, ASM1337386v2, whole genome shotgun sequence DNA segment encodes these proteins:
- the LOC105831597 gene encoding kinesin-like protein KIF3A, producing the protein MPGTEDSTTELGEIENVRVVVRVRPLSSKELDTHCKNITDVDTLNAEITVENPNAAHGEPPKVFSFDAVFDTDSTQVDIYNETARPIVDKVLQGYNGTIFAYGQTGTGKTYTMSGAKTSPQARGIIPNTFAHIFGHIAKADENQKFLVRATYLEIYNEEVRDLLGKDQNTRLEVKERPDIGVFVKDLSGYVVNNADDLDRIMSLGNKNRVVGATAMNVSSSRSHAIFTITVESSQIGEDGEQHVKMGKLHLVDLAGSERQSKTKATGQRLREATKINLSLSTLGNVISALVDGQSSHVPYRNSKLTRLLQDSLGGNSKTLMCANISPADINYDETISTLRYANRAKNIRNRARINEDPKDALLRQFQVEIEQLRKQLEENGAELSESEDESEDSEESGETKRDKKARRRRSQMLSVEELEDIDTDSTEKVDKAERDDKSPVDKDVIELKKTQSEKEALREKMQNLQNKILVGGENLLEKAEAQEQLLAATAVELEQRKSREEQLKKAIKAKEAERIDIEEKYSSLQEEAAGKTKKLARVYTMLMSVKAELSDLQQEHQREMEGLLEGVRGIGRELQLQNLIVNHYIPVQYQTMIKRYVHWNEDIGEWQLKCVAYTGNNMRKAQTVSPPGNNKDTMPPDMSNIYLSYNVGIDNTYVQPKKVRSRSGVPRPTTAHRRTPH; encoded by the exons ATGCCGGGGACCGAA gaCAGCACAACGGAGTTGGGAGAGATAGAAAATGTCAGGGTGGTAGTAAGAGTTCGGCCACTGAGCAGCAAGGAATTGGATACCCATTGTAAGAATATAACAGATGTAGATACTCTGAACGCCGAGATCACCGTAGAGAATCCAAATGCGGCTCATGGGGAACCACCAAAGGTCTTCTCCTTTGACGCAGTATTCGACACAGATTCAACCCAAGTGGATATCTATAATGAGACTGCCAGGCCTATAGTAGACAAGGTACTGCAGGGCTACAATGGAACAATTTTCGCTTACGGTCAAACTGGCACTGGCAAAACTTACACTATGTCTGGCGCTAAAACCTCACCACAGGCCAGAGGAATCATTCCAAACACGTTTGCTCATATCTTTGGTCACATAGCCAAAGCTGATGAAAATCAAAA ATTTCTCGTGCGAGCAACATATTTAGAGATCTACAATGAGGAAGTTCGGGATTTGCTCGGTAAGGATCAAAATACTCGATTGGAGGTGAAAGAAAGACCAGACATTGGAGTGTTCGTGAAGGATCTAAGCGGATATGTGGTGAACAATGCCGACGATTTGGATCGCATTATGTCTCTCGGCAACAAAAACC GCGTTGTCGGGGCGACTGCCATGAATGTATCCAGTTCCCGATCCCACGCGATATTTACGATTACGGTCGAATCTAGTCAGATCGGAGAAGACGGGGAGCAGCATGTGAAAATGGGGAAGCTTCATTTGGTGGATTTAGCC gGATCAGAAAGACAAAGTAAGACAAAGGCGACGGGTCAGCGACTTCGTGAAGCCACTAAGATTAACTTGTCATTGTCGACACTGGGAAACGTAATATCTGCGCTGGTTGACGGACAAAGCTCTCACGTGCCTTACAGAAATTCCAAACTGACTAGATTGCTTCAGGATTCGTTGGGCGGAAATTCAAAAACGTTGATG TGTGCAAACATTAGTCCAGCAGACATAAACTACGACGAGACTATAAGCACTTTACGTTATGCAAACCGCGCGAAAAACATCAGGAATCGTGCGAGAATCAACGAGGATCCGAAGGATGCTTTGCTTCGTCAATTCCAAGTCGAGATCGAACAGTTGCGCAAACAGTTGGAGGAGAATGGCGCAGAGCTTTCAGAATCCGAAGACGAGTCTGAGGATTCGGAGGAATCTGGAGAAACAAAGCGGGACAAGAAAGCTCGGCGTAGAAGGAGTCAAATGTTATCAGTTGAAGAATTGGAGGATATAGATACGGATTCGACAGAAAAGGTCGATAAAGCTGAGAGGGACGATAAGAGTCCAGTGGATAAAGACGTCATCGAATTGAAGAAAACTCA GAGTGAGAAAGAAGCGCTGCGAGAGAAGATGCagaatttacagaataaaatattagtggGTGGCGAAAATCTATTAGAGAAGGCGGAGGCTCAGGAGCAATTATTAGCTGCCACGGCGGTCGAACTTGAGCAGCGAAAGAGCCGAGAAGAGCAATTGAAGAAAGCTATTAAAGCGAAGGAGGCGGAACGCATCGACATCGAGGAGAAATACTCGTCTCTGCAAGAAGAAGCGGCtggaaaaacgaaaaaactAGCGCGTGTATACACAATGTTAATGTCCGTTAAGGCGGAACTGTCCGATCTGCAGCAGGAACATCAAAGAGAGATGGAGGGTCTTTTGGAAGGTGTCCGGGGAATTGGTAGAGAGTTGCAATTGCAGAATCTTATTGTGAATCATTATATTCCTGTTCAATACCAG ACAATGATCAAGAGATATGTTCACTGGAATGAGGATATAGGCGAATGGCAGCTAAAGTGCGTGGCGTACACAGGAAATAACATGCGCAAAGCACAAACCGTATCGCCACCaggaaataataaagat ACAATGCCACCAGACATGTCAAACATATATCTCTCTTATAACGTCGGAATAGACAATACGTATGTGCAACCAAAAAAAGTACGAAGCCGTTCCGGTGTTCCCAGACCAACTACCGCGCATCGACGTACACCGCACTAA